From Hydractinia symbiolongicarpus strain clone_291-10 chromosome 12, HSymV2.1, whole genome shotgun sequence, one genomic window encodes:
- the LOC130621455 gene encoding calmodulin-2-like, translating into MNRFTPDQIREYNDAFCLLDSQNKGFILSTQLRDMLKTIGYNPTDKDLENLTIVIDADGNGEIEFHEFMDLIDNLETDKKNTEEARIAFNAFDFMGEGFIAANDIKQALVHIMEKADEKDLQDVIKHFKLEKNRKIGFQEFKDMMTLPNTER; encoded by the exons ATGAATAGATTCACACCAGATCAAATTCGTGAATACAACGATGCGTTTTGTTTATTGGACTCCCAAAACAAAGGATTCATTTTAAGCACTCAACTTCGCGATATGTTAAAAACAATTGGTTATAATCCGACAGATAAAGATTTGGAGAATCTTACTATTGTTATCGACGCCGACGGCAATGGCGAAATTGAATTTCATGAATTTATGGATCTTATTGATAATTTGGAAACAGACAAAAAGAATACAGAGGAAG CACGAATTGCATTTAACGCGTTTGATTTCATGGGAGAGGGGTTCATTGCAGCTAATGATATAAAGCAAGCTTTAGTTCATATAATGGAAAAAGCTGATGAGAAAGATCTTCAAGACGTTATTAAACATTTCAA GCtggaaaaaaatcgaaaaattggatttcaagaattCAAAGATATGATGACTTTGCCAAACACAGAACGCTAA